GCGGAAAATAACTTTAAGCAAGGAATCCAAACGTTAAAAAATATTTTAAAGTATTATGATATCGGCGGTTATTCAACCTATGATTTATCACACATCATCTATAATAGAGAACCTAAAATTGCAGGCTATTATCATGCCATTCATATTTATTTATTACATGCCCTTCATTCGATTACAGGCGAGAAAGTATTGAAGGATGTTGAAGCATTATGGACTTCATATTTTACTAATTCTTTAAAGGAATAATATAAACGAAGGAGCTCCTTCTTTTATCATCTAAGAGGAGGATCTTTTTTTGTTGTTTAGGTACAACTTGTGGACAACATTGTTCATCGTTGGTTTTTTGTCTAGCTCCGGGCGTTAGCGGCTAGCAAACTTCCCATTTCATCTGTACGATAAGTCAACATCGACTCAACGATCGCCTGAGTTTCCTTTATCTCCTACTGAAAGGTCTTAGTTTGTGCGCCGCTTTAGCGAACGCCCTGCGCTTTTGTTCTTAAGGAAATGATAAAAGGCTGTTTTTGCAAACTTTGCTCTTTTGATCACTTGGACGAAAATGGCACTTTTCGTCATGATTGTGATAAGACAATCAGTGGGCTTGCCGTTTAATTCAAGTCTCACCTCTCACTTCTCATATCTAAAAAGCGATTGATATAATCAATGAACTGCATCGCTCTTTTTCTATTTGTATGATGAGCATGGATAAACTCATATCCGCTCTTTGTTATTCGTTCTCTTTCTAAATTATGTTGTAAATAATATTTTGCTTTTTCATAAACATTTTTTTCATCGCATGCAACAAAATGGACGCGATCCTTAAAGCCGAGTTCGTATATATCGTCGTTTGCTTCTGCCAAAAGCAGTGTATGACAGGCTGGAGCCTCAAAAAACTTTAACACAGGATATTGATATATACTGCCGCAAGTAAAAAATATTTTCGCTCGATTTATTTCCTTTGCATATTTCTCATTCACATAAGCATCATCTTCATATTTCACTAAATGGCCAGGATGTTGATAATAGACAAAACCTTTTTCGTTTTTCATTTGTTTTAAAACAGCTTCACGAAATGGATAAGTTCCTGCTTTCGGATAATGGACTAATCCCATTAATAAATAGTTCATTGTTTTTGGCTGCTGATAATCTTTATAAATATCTACGTTAATTGAAAACGGCAGCCATCTAAATTTTTCTTTATATTGTGGAAATTGTTTAAGAAAGGCTTGTTTCGTAACGGAAAATACTAAATCTATATGATTTTGTTTCATAAAATCTTCACGAAGCTTCTTACTTGCCGGAAAGTAAACATCCATCACATAATATCCTTTTGGAATTTTGAGTTGATCCAGTCCATATATATTTGGAGCAAAAGCTTGATAAACATGATCGTACATGAACAAAAAATCAGGTTTAAAATGATGTCTCGTTTCTAAATATTTTAAGATTTGCACGGCATCTCCATCTTTCGTCCAATAGATCACATCCGCAAACTCTTCAATGGATTTTACAAAGTCATATTTCCCTCTATGCTTGGCTAATTCCTTCCAAAACTGCTTAATAAATATTAAGATTTTCAGCTTATTAGACATGGCCATCTCCCCTTACAATAAACAGTTTTCTTGAAACACTTTATCATTACATCACATACAATATTTTTATGAAAAAAATATCATTCTGTTATTAACGGAGGAGAAACCAATGAACAACTTGAAAACAGTTACTGTTGTCGGCTTGGGGAAAATTGGCTTACCATTGGCAGCCGTTTTTGCAAACAATGGCTTTGAAGTGATCGGAGTAGATATTAATGAGGAGGTTGTGCGACACGTCAATCAAGGAAAATCTCATTTATTGAATGAGCCCGGAATCGATCAATTAGTGAAAGACGCATATAAAAAGAATTCATTAAAAGCGACCACAAATACTGCTCAAGCTGTTAGGAAGTCTGATGTCGTTGTCGTAATTGTTCCTGTGTTAATTGATGAAAATGATCAAGTAGATTACCAATACATTGACAGAGCGGTTTTAGAGATTGCGAGAGGGATTCAAAAGGGAACATTAGTGATATTTGAAACAACGGTTCCAACTGGAGATACTAGAAACCGCTTTGGAAAAAAAA
This is a stretch of genomic DNA from Bacillus alveayuensis. It encodes these proteins:
- a CDS encoding spore maturation protein CgeB (product_source=COG4641; cog=COG4641; pfam=PF13524; superfamily=53756), coding for MSNKLKILIFIKQFWKELAKHRGKYDFVKSIEEFADVIYWTKDGDAVQILKYLETRHHFKPDFLFMYDHVYQAFAPNIYGLDQLKIPKGYYVMDVYFPASKKLREDFMKQNHIDLVFSVTKQAFLKQFPQYKEKFRWLPFSINVDIYKDYQQPKTMNYLLMGLVHYPKAGTYPFREAVLKQMKNEKGFVYYQHPGHLVKYEDDAYVNEKYAKEINRAKIFFTCGSIYQYPVLKFFEAPACHTLLLAEANDDIYELGFKDRVHFVACDEKNVYEKAKYYLQHNLERERITKSGYEFIHAHHTNRKRAMQFIDYINRFLDMRSER